The Tenebrio molitor chromosome 5, icTenMoli1.1, whole genome shotgun sequence genome segment gctttcattaacaaactacatagtttactaaattaaaaaattaaaaaatttctgagccctccaccacccggcggcacggcaattttgccggagtacatatactattacggatattactatcaagtaataaaataaataaataaataaataaataactattaatcgCTTCCGTATGTAGAAGATAATTGTCTTATTGAAAAATGGGGCTCTACGAGATCCGTACAATATTGACACTAACCTCAAAATGTTGTGCCCTTTGCTTTCCAATTTTACTCAATAAGAAGTAGAGAACATCAGCTTCCAAATGATGTTCTCCTCAGAACCGCAGCTCCATGAGTAAGAGCGACATTTCTTTCAGTCGCAAGTTGACGTTCGCCAAATTTGCATCTCACTCTTCTGCGAGCATCATGGGCCGACAAACAGTACCGAAAGTCATCTCACTGAAGATAATTTGATATCATTCATGAGGCGAGTGGTGTCTCTACGTACTTACTTATATCACTTAAGTCTTCAGGTGTGAGCAATAACACAGATCCAGTGGCTTCGCGGAGGGACATTAGGTGGGGATGTTATCTGgcaaagaaattttaaatggcaTCTTGACATTAACCGATCCACTTCCTTCCTGTTTCACTATAAAAAAACTAAGTTGCGACGTTAAAGAGgagtaaaaagaaattaaacacAAACAGAGAGCTAGAAGGTCAATTTCTGCATCAACAGAAAATGCCGATATTGACCATAATACAATTTTCGAAAATCGATTAATCATTTAAGACGAATATCAGAAACTTTGAACATCTCATGTAAATGCGTTTTTCATATCATTAATAATGAATtgaatacgagtatgtattaGAAAATTATAAGCAAAATGGATACAGAATGCCTGAATGGTgatcaatttgaaaatatgtagtttggcCGTATTGTTACAATGGATGAAACTTTGGTTCATCATTATGACCCAGAGacccaaaaatttcaaaattatggaAACATGTTGGTTCTAGACCCAAACAATTTCACGGGAGAAGATCTGCCGGAAAAATCAACTGCtccattttatttatatttataataaaggTGGGAGACTTTTCAGTGATTACCTACATGCAGCAACTAAAATCGATGACAAGAGATTATTACTGTTTTTTGTTAACAAAACTTCAAACTAAAAGTGTAGAAATACGTAAGTAGTGCGTAGTGGAAAACTTTCTAAAGGGCCATTGCTTTTATCTGTTAATGCACTTACTTGTTCCCTTAAAAATGCAGTGACATGAGTTTTAAAACTGCCGATCATCTAGCATATGGTACCTAATCTTTACTCTAGAGGATCTAGTTTGTAGACCAAGAAAAAGATTTACTTTGTGAGAGGTGTGTTGTATCGTACGCTTGGTCGGTACGATTATATGaatgttgttattaaataaaataaaaacggatTTAAACTTAACAAggaatgaatttatttacgGATTGGTGACAACTACAAGGCGTCTTGAACGTTTAGCTGCTCAAGTAGAAGTAACGTACAAGTTTTGCGCAGCCCCTAAAGAAGCTGCAAGGGTAGCGGTCATAAACCCCCCATCTGTGCGAAATATGAAGAAAATGTGGGTGGTCAAAGACATGCCGCCGGCCTTGAAGCCTTCCAGGGTTCAACACTAAATTGAATCAATTTcgtattaaaacaattaatgaacaaaataaaatgataaatttcaaatgaataaaataaggcaaattaaatacaagagaaaaaaaaaatgataaaatatgaaaaataagaaaaatgaaattaagtGAACATAAGTAAGATGATATAAAACTAGAGATAAGAAAAAATGGtacaaacttaaaaataagataaaattttcatacatCAAAAGACGAATATGAGGGACCTAATATATGTAATACATAAATCTAactctaaaaaaaatcaaaactaaatctaaatatgtacaaaaaaaaatcaaaatacatgaatacacaaaaaaaaacgaggcGAGCAATTTACAGTTTTTCACTCGTAATGAGTCAACACGTGAACGTCCTCGCGTTCTAAGGGTAACACACACAGTTTGTGCACTGAACGTTTCGTAGCACCGTTTTTTGTCTTTAACGACGCCACTCTTGGTAACCCGTCCTTTCCAAAGTGCAGCTCGGTGATGCGCGCCAGATTCCACCGCAGTGGAGGTAGATCGTCGTCAGCAATCAACACCAGGGAGCCGACGGCAGGTGTGGTGTCGGGATTTCTCCACTTAGATCTCGCCTGGAGTCGCGAGAGATATTCCCGAGTCCATCTTCGCCAAAAGAGTTGACGCATCCTTTCGATGAGTTGCCAACGGGACAGTCGATTGGTTTTAATCTCGGTGATGTCACCCTCGTGGACTGCGGTCAGAGATTCACCTGGGGAAAGGAAATGTCCGGGAGTCAATGGTTCGAGGTCATTGGGGTCGTTACTTATTGGTGTAAGGGGGCGAGAATTTAAAATTGCCTCGATTCGCGTGAGGAGCGTGTACATTTCTTCGAACGTTGGAGTTGCAAGTCCGATGCTTCttttaatgtgattttttaccgatttaacatttatttccCACAATCCACCCATGTGCGGTGATCGCGctggaataaaatgaaattcggTATTTCGTTCCGTTAATTTGTTTATCacatcggactgaaattctgacgattttaaaaatgacttgaattttttggtttcttGATTTGCGGCTCCGATAAAGTTCGAACCATTATCGGAGTACAAGTGCCGGACGTGACCCCTTCTGGCGATTAATCTGTGCAAAGCGCCCAGAAATGATTCGGTTGTCAAGTTACCGACTAACTCCAAGTGAACTGCCTTGGTTACTAAGCAAACGAAGATCGAGACGTAAGCCTTTACATTTcttttaccgcgaccggttgATTCTTTGATTAGGATCGGTCCTAAGTAATCGACTCCAGAAATAAGGAAAGGGCGATTCGATTCGAGCCTGCATGCAGGTAAATCTCCCATCATTTGAGTCACTCGTTTGGGGTTACACCGAAAGCAAGAGTTACATCTGTGTATAACTTGTCGAATGAGACTACGGGGTGAAATTATCCAATAATTTTGTCTCAGTGCCGCTAACGTGCCTTCGGCTCCTGAATGCAAATTTTCAATGTGAGTTTGCTCAACAATTAATTTGGTCACGTGATGATCATTTGGCAACAAGATCGGATGTTTGGtgtcaaattttaaagaaGCATTTCTTAACCGTCCTCCGACTCtaatcaaattgttttttgaaagaaaagGACTTAACGTTAACAATCTGCTTTTGTTAGGAAGAGCTTTATTTTGTCGAAGGATTTTTAAGTCATCGGCAAATGCTTGTTTTTGAACTAATTGGATGATGGTGATTTTAGCTCTTTGCAATTCATGAATTTTTATTGCGCCCGAATCTCCTAAGTCTGGTGGGTTACTTCGAAAAGGTAGACGTGCAATAAACCGCCCTTGCGCGTCCCGTTTTATGGTGTTGCAGAAATGGGTTTCACATTCTCTCTCTTCCGGTGAAAGTTTGTCTGCGACCGAATTCACACTTTCGATGGAGAAAAATTTTTCTACCTGCTCATGAAGGTCGAGCTTTTGTTGCGAAAAATGGCacaaagtttttgttttattatccAACTCGCCCAAAGTGCCGCCGACAATCCAACCCAGAtgggttttttgaaaatgtggcTGCCCCGGCGCCAGATGGATTTGTCCGATGCACATTAACGGTAAAAATAGTTCGGCCCCAATTAGGAGATCGACCGGTCCTGAACAATCAAATCGCGGATCAGctaatttaatgttttcggGGACGGTTATCTTTGACATGTCCATTATGTGAACCGGAAGATTTTCTGTAATCTTGTCTAAGACCAAACATCTAAGTTCTTGCGAATATTGGTTGTGTCGCGATTTTATTGTGACCCGAGCCGCGTGATTTACACTACTCGCCGATTGGTTTATACCTCCGATCTCTATTCGAACCTTTTGTCGTGTGAGACCTAACCTTTTGCACATATCGGAGGTTATAAAATGGTTCATGGAACCCCCATCAAGAAAAGCGCGACACTCTTGGAATTGATTGTTTTTGTCCTTAATTAAAACTATAGCAGTCGAGAGAATGCCTGATTTTATTAAGTTTACACGAGAGTAAGAATTTAAAGAAACCGACTGTGGACGGGCTGTTGATGATTCCAGACCGGTCGCACCGTGGATTAGAGTGTTATGACTCGCGTCGCACTccttacatttgaaatttgacttgCAATTAACGGCAATATGATTGTCCTTGAAACAATTTTGACATAGTTTTAATTGCTGGATTAATTTGAGCCTTTCGTTAAGGTCTAATTTCAACAATGTGATGCATTGATTGGTGTAatgatttggttttttacacacattgcaaaattttgatttatttgacGACTGGTTGTTCGACGTGCTTGAGTAGCTGTTTGATTTTGATTTAGATGGTTGGACGTTCGTTACTACCAGTTTATTCGTAAGAAACAACGATTCTAATGTTTGATGGcgtttttctaaaaagagtaaaaaatcCTTGTACTTGGGAATAGATGCATCGACCTTGCTCTGCCATTCCCTTTTCGAATGAAAGTCTAATTTTTCGGTTATAATCGGAACAATGATCGCGTCCCAACTATCTACCGGTACTTTCAACATTTTTAGCGCTTCCATGTTGGTGTTCAACATATCAATTAATTCGCGTAAATGAGTATGCGAGGCCTTTGCAATTACCGGGAATTTTAAAATAGCATACACATGCTCTTGCGCTACTAATCTCTCGTTGGCATAACGTCTTTCGAGTAGATCCCATGCAAtttgataattattgtttgacaCCGATAACGATTCTACGGTCTTAAGCGCTTCGCCTTTTAGGCAAGACCTTAGATAATGGAATTTTTTGCAACTATCTAATTTGTCGTTTTCATGGATAACTGACTTAAATTGATCTGAGAACGAGAGCCAGTCTTTATAACAACCCGAAAATGTAGGCAAGCTATACACAGGCAATTGAATGTTTAAAGAATCATCGCGATTTGAATTTGATACGGAACGGACAGATGTACCTGTTGTGATCGCCTGTTccttattttgagttttctgaataagagtgttaatttttgaagcAACATCAATATAACGCCCTTCGAAGGAATCACGTTCGTCCTCCTCGTCGGCTAATTCGATACCGGGCATTGATTCGACACCGGCTTGTGCTTTGTCAAAGTCctttacaatattttctaaaGCGTTTAAACGTATGGTTAAATCGTTTATATTTTTCTCGATAGTATCATCGTTTACGTATTTTTCTATTCGCGTTAATTTACCTTTTGCTGTGGAACGGCTAGTTTTTGGATTTTCCATTTCCGGCATTATTAAATCTGATTTCGAACTTGCAACTCAAACTTCTCACGCCGCGTAATGACAATACAAAACGCACAATATGGCAATAACGGGTGAGGATGGTTGATTAAAGGAAACAGATATCTCTGACCTGGATTCGTTGTCCACGATGAGGGTGTACGTCTCACTGTCCTTGACTGCCTGTTGGTTTCCTGGGTGGAGACTATGGCGTTGGGTTTGTTTACCGAGCTTCTGGATGCTGCCACGCTTCTTGAACCAAGGGTCGGAATCCTCGATGACGACACTCACTCGAGAACTTTATcacttttttataataattcggtttaaatccggctcgaaggaccaatgtGTTGTATCGTACGCTTGGTCGGTACGATTATATGaatgttgttattaaataaaataaaaacggatTTAAACTTAACAAggaatgaatttatttacgGATTGGTGACAACTACAAGGCGTCTTGAACGTTTAGCTGCTCAAGTAGAAGTAACGTACAAGTTTTGCGCAGCCCCTAAAGAAGCTGCAAGGGTAGCGGTCATAAACCCCCCATCTGTGCGAAATATGAAGAAAATGTGGGTGGTCAAAGACAAGAGGTTAGACTTAGTTTATGCACATTGTGCATCCAGTGGATGTGAAATCGTAttgaatgaaataatattatttcGCAAATATGTAGTTT includes the following:
- the LOC138130437 gene encoding uncharacterized protein gives rise to the protein MGGLWEINVKSVKNHIKRSIGLATPTFEEMYTLLTRIEAILNSRPLTPISNDPNDLEPLTPGHFLSPGESLTAVHEGDITEIKTNRLSRWQLIERMRQLFWRRWTREYLSRLQARSKWRNPDTTPAVGSLVLIADDDLPPLRWNLARITELHFGKDGLPRVASLKTKNGATKRSVHKLCVLPLEREDVHVLTHYE